A stretch of Acidimicrobiales bacterium DNA encodes these proteins:
- a CDS encoding sulfatase-like hydrolase/transferase, with the protein MTSPAQPDIIVILTDEERAAPSYETDDVRRWRAEALPARRWFDENAVSFDRHYVASTACVPSRPCLLTGQYPDVHGVTQTNGLAKRDDDSRMRWLRPDEVPTLGDWMRAAGYDTHYVGKWHVSHADLMVDGRPLDTNTDDGDLISSAVDAYLEADPLDEFGFSGWVGPEPHSGRKSDMGIVRDPIYAERAVAFLEDRYARRVAGDADAARPFLLVCSFVNPHDIVLWPILARRPLPEAAVALPEVPPSPTDDEDLSTKPALHSAYRDAYYSGYGPAPLVRRAYEANAERYRRTYYRLHHDVDGPIDRVRRTVTGAGHESVVVFSSDHGDMLGSHGGLHQKWYQLYDEATRVPFQMARVGAEPSAPGSVPVPTSHIDLVPTLLGVAGASEAELASKLAETHSEVHPLPGRDLSGVLAGGSVANAPVYMITRDNVLEGDGNASAIAQQRGRREAPYPLQIRIPAHAATNVEAVVDRVDGRMWKLVRTFDDPAGWTDPFVRNLSVRGPSGPAFRTEPIPDQWELYDLDADPAEAVNRADDPAAADARHHLETTMTNARDAVPERNRPWPTAVRPDDGPVAKTPPKPALAARRLLQRIGMHPDDPDAVQLDLTGHRALVVATNHGTLGVNKPTGVFGSELTVPYYEFLDAGMEVDVASPRGGDIPFDPASFKPAVRSHHDDRYMVDDELQQKCMDSIPIDAVDIESYDIVFFAGGWGAAWDLGTSDEIGEQVTKAAANGAVLGGICHGPLGLLKAKGPGGEPLVKGRRITAVTDKQVTELGISHTPQHPETELRNAGANFESSTHRLRDMFANHVVVDGDLITGQNQNSGLMVSREMMQRVLEKAAASAAEQPQEA; encoded by the coding sequence ATGACGTCGCCAGCCCAGCCGGACATCATCGTGATCCTCACCGACGAGGAACGAGCCGCGCCGTCCTACGAGACGGATGACGTCCGTCGTTGGCGCGCCGAGGCGCTACCGGCCCGCCGGTGGTTCGACGAGAACGCCGTGTCGTTCGACCGTCATTACGTGGCCTCGACGGCGTGTGTGCCGAGCCGGCCGTGTCTGCTCACCGGGCAGTATCCGGACGTCCACGGTGTCACCCAGACCAACGGCCTCGCGAAGCGTGACGACGACAGCCGGATGCGCTGGCTCCGCCCGGACGAGGTGCCGACGCTCGGCGACTGGATGCGGGCGGCGGGCTACGACACGCACTATGTCGGGAAGTGGCACGTGAGCCACGCCGACCTGATGGTCGACGGCCGGCCGCTCGACACCAACACCGACGACGGCGACCTGATCTCCTCGGCCGTCGATGCCTATCTCGAGGCTGATCCACTGGACGAATTCGGTTTCAGCGGATGGGTCGGACCGGAGCCGCACAGCGGGCGGAAGTCCGACATGGGCATCGTCCGTGACCCGATCTACGCCGAGCGCGCCGTTGCGTTCCTGGAGGATCGCTACGCGCGGCGCGTCGCCGGCGATGCCGATGCTGCTCGGCCGTTCCTCCTGGTCTGCTCGTTCGTCAACCCCCACGACATCGTTCTCTGGCCGATCCTCGCCCGTCGTCCGCTGCCCGAGGCGGCTGTGGCGTTGCCCGAGGTGCCGCCGTCGCCGACCGACGACGAGGACCTGTCGACCAAGCCGGCGCTGCACAGTGCGTACCGCGACGCCTACTACTCCGGGTACGGGCCGGCGCCGCTGGTCCGTCGCGCCTATGAGGCGAACGCCGAGCGGTACCGCCGGACCTACTACCGGCTGCACCACGACGTGGACGGGCCGATCGACCGGGTGCGCCGCACCGTCACGGGGGCCGGCCACGAATCGGTCGTGGTGTTCTCCTCGGACCACGGCGACATGCTCGGCAGCCATGGTGGGCTCCACCAGAAGTGGTACCAGCTCTACGACGAGGCGACCCGGGTGCCGTTCCAGATGGCCCGCGTCGGCGCCGAGCCGTCCGCGCCCGGATCGGTACCGGTTCCCACGAGCCACATCGATCTGGTGCCCACATTGCTCGGCGTGGCCGGCGCGTCCGAGGCCGAGCTGGCATCGAAGCTCGCGGAGACCCACTCGGAGGTCCATCCGCTGCCCGGTCGTGACCTGAGCGGCGTCCTGGCCGGCGGATCCGTCGCGAACGCGCCGGTCTACATGATCACGCGGGACAATGTTCTCGAGGGCGACGGCAACGCCTCGGCGATCGCCCAGCAGCGGGGGCGCCGCGAGGCGCCGTACCCCTTGCAGATCAGGATCCCGGCCCACGCAGCAACCAATGTCGAAGCCGTCGTCGACCGCGTCGACGGTCGGATGTGGAAGCTCGTGCGTACCTTCGACGACCCCGCCGGCTGGACGGATCCCTTCGTGCGGAACCTCTCCGTCCGGGGGCCGAGCGGGCCGGCGTTCCGCACGGAGCCGATTCCCGACCAGTGGGAGCTCTACGACCTCGATGCCGATCCGGCCGAGGCCGTCAATCGAGCCGACGATCCGGCCGCGGCCGATGCGCGACACCATCTGGAGACGACGATGACCAACGCCCGAGACGCTGTCCCCGAACGCAATCGCCCGTGGCCGACCGCGGTCCGCCCGGACGACGGACCCGTGGCGAAGACGCCGCCCAAGCCGGCCCTCGCCGCTCGTCGACTCCTCCAGCGGATCGGCATGCACCCGGACGACCCGGATGCCGTGCAGCTCGACCTCACCGGGCACCGGGCGCTCGTCGTGGCGACCAACCACGGCACGCTCGGAGTCAACAAGCCGACCGGCGTCTTCGGCTCCGAGCTGACGGTGCCGTACTACGAGTTCCTCGACGCCGGGATGGAGGTCGATGTCGCGTCACCGCGGGGCGGCGACATCCCGTTCGATCCGGCGTCGTTCAAGCCGGCGGTGCGGTCCCATCACGACGACCGCTACATGGTCGACGACGAACTCCAGCAGAAGTGCATGGACTCGATCCCGATCGACGCCGTCGACATCGAGTCCTACGACATCGTGTTCTTCGCCGGCGGCTGGGGGGCCGCGTGGGATCTCGGCACCTCCGACGAGATCGGCGAGCAGGTGACGAAGGCGGCAGCCAACGGCGCTGTGCTCGGCGGGATCTGCCACGGGCCGCTCGGCCTCCTCAAGGCGAAGGGTCCCGGCGGGGAGCCGCTCGTCAAGGGCCGTCGGATCACGGCGGTGACCGACAAGCAGGTCACCGAGCTCGGGATCTCCCACACGCCGCAGCATCCCGAGACCGAGCTGCGCAACGCCGGGGCGAACTTCGAGTCGTCCACCCACCGGCTTCGTGACATGTTCGCCAACCATGTCGTGGTCGACGGTGACCTCATCACCGGTCAGAACCAGAACTCGGGCCTGATGGTGTCCCGCGAGATGATGCAGCGCGTGCTCGAGAAGGCCGCGGCGAGCGCCGCCGAACAGCCCCAGGAGGCATAG
- a CDS encoding acyl-CoA dehydrogenase family protein — MTSLHDAARDLRSALDAEGAKAEAAGTPMTDAAVAMCKDAGLYGALVAKEVGGAELDAADSLDVFTELARADGSIGWVVMAGSTATAYFSSYCPDSFTDVMFADGVPLVAGQFAPNGTAAPQGDAFHITGNYSFGSGLEHADWAGSGSMTTPDEGDPDYIFAVVPKAEADIIGNWDVMGLRSTASYDYRIDSVVPADRTFSMFGFTRHRGGKQFDLGILHLTEIGHAGWALGVMRRAIDEAAVIARTKQRMTGKSTLADDPRFQYDLGEAESLFRAGDLWIRTAFAKAEQSALNDNPDQSLVGEALQATAWFTQQSTEALQKLYRHIGTTALRDGPFQRAFRDIHAGSQHAMVSPAHTFAFAEAKIAAAPDAAVDWD; from the coding sequence ATGACTTCCCTGCACGACGCCGCTCGCGACCTTCGGTCGGCCCTCGACGCCGAAGGCGCCAAGGCCGAAGCGGCCGGCACCCCGATGACCGACGCCGCGGTCGCGATGTGCAAGGACGCGGGCCTCTACGGCGCGCTCGTCGCCAAGGAGGTCGGCGGGGCGGAGCTCGACGCGGCGGACAGCCTCGACGTCTTCACCGAACTCGCTCGAGCCGACGGTTCGATCGGCTGGGTCGTGATGGCCGGCAGCACCGCGACCGCCTACTTCAGCTCGTACTGCCCCGATTCGTTCACCGATGTCATGTTCGCCGACGGCGTCCCGCTCGTCGCCGGCCAGTTCGCGCCGAACGGCACCGCCGCGCCCCAGGGCGATGCCTTCCACATCACCGGGAACTACTCGTTCGGCTCGGGACTGGAACACGCGGACTGGGCCGGCAGCGGCTCGATGACCACACCGGACGAGGGCGACCCGGACTACATCTTCGCCGTCGTCCCGAAGGCCGAGGCCGACATCATCGGCAACTGGGACGTCATGGGCCTGCGCTCGACGGCGTCGTACGACTATCGGATCGACAGCGTCGTGCCGGCGGACCGGACGTTCTCGATGTTCGGCTTCACCCGCCACCGCGGGGGCAAACAGTTCGACCTCGGCATCCTCCACCTCACCGAGATCGGCCATGCCGGCTGGGCGCTCGGCGTGATGCGACGGGCCATCGACGAGGCGGCGGTGATCGCCCGCACGAAGCAACGCATGACCGGCAAGTCGACGCTCGCCGACGACCCCCGTTTCCAGTACGACCTCGGCGAAGCCGAGAGCCTGTTCCGGGCCGGAGACCTGTGGATTCGGACCGCTTTCGCCAAGGCCGAGCAGTCGGCCCTGAACGACAATCCCGACCAGTCGCTGGTCGGCGAGGCGCTCCAGGCCACCGCGTGGTTCACCCAGCAGTCGACCGAGGCCCTCCAGAAGCTGTACCGCCACATCGGCACGACGGCGCTGCGGGACGGTCCGTTCCAACGAGCCTTCCGCGACATCCACGCCGGCAGCCAGCACGCGATGGTGAGCCCGGCCCACACGTTCGCGTTCGCCGAAGCGAAGATCGCCGCCGCGCCCGACGCCGCCGTGGACTGGGACTAG
- a CDS encoding enoyl-CoA hydratase gives MDDVLHSEVADEVALVVMNRPESRNALNSLLLGGLRATLSSLDARADVRAIVLTGADPAFCAGLDLKQLEAGGSISAGVDDGQPFPPDMSTPVIGAINGPAVTGGLEIALACDLLIASERASFADTHARVGILPGWGLSVELPRAVGVRRARQMSFTGNYVHAEQALQWGLVNEVVPHEQLLERAMELGRDMATVPAKAAAAMKRLYWATHAVTAGDALIVEKEVNRSWAASGGFDPDALAASRAAIQARGSAQQGD, from the coding sequence ATGGACGACGTGCTGCACTCCGAGGTTGCTGACGAGGTCGCGCTGGTGGTGATGAACCGACCCGAGAGTCGCAACGCGCTCAACTCCCTGTTGCTGGGCGGCCTGCGGGCGACCCTCTCGTCGCTCGACGCCCGTGCGGACGTGCGCGCCATCGTTCTCACCGGCGCCGACCCGGCGTTCTGCGCCGGCCTGGACCTCAAGCAACTCGAGGCGGGCGGCTCGATCAGCGCCGGCGTCGACGACGGTCAGCCGTTCCCGCCCGACATGTCGACGCCCGTGATCGGCGCCATCAACGGGCCGGCGGTGACCGGCGGCCTCGAGATCGCGCTCGCGTGCGACCTGCTCATCGCGTCGGAGCGGGCGTCGTTCGCCGACACCCACGCCCGGGTCGGGATCCTTCCCGGCTGGGGACTGTCGGTCGAGCTGCCGCGCGCCGTCGGCGTCCGGCGGGCCCGGCAGATGAGCTTCACGGGCAACTACGTCCACGCAGAGCAGGCGCTTCAGTGGGGGCTGGTGAACGAGGTGGTGCCGCACGAGCAGCTCCTCGAACGGGCGATGGAGCTCGGGCGCGACATGGCGACGGTCCCGGCCAAGGCGGCAGCGGCCATGAAGCGCCTGTACTGGGCGACCCACGCCGTCACCGCCGGCGACGCGCTGATCGTCGAGAAGGAGGTCAACCGGAGTTGGGCAGCGTCGGGCGGCTTCGACCCGGACGCGCTGGCGGCGAGTCGCGCGGCGATCCAGGCCCGGGGATCGGCCCAGCAGGGCGACTGA
- a CDS encoding SRPBCC family protein, whose product MADRRVEQTTVVPPAAVWKKLAAFDRIAEWSAEVDHSSFMTSREEGIGAVRRVQVGPLTLREEIIEWEPEQTLAYELQGLPAIVSRVVNSWEIAADGAGSRVSLTLDVTPGPKPPMRLAARVLARRIGSTNEKLLAGLVAAVERDEKGAG is encoded by the coding sequence ATGGCTGATCGGCGCGTCGAGCAGACGACGGTGGTGCCGCCGGCTGCGGTGTGGAAGAAGCTCGCGGCGTTCGACCGGATCGCGGAGTGGTCCGCGGAGGTCGACCATTCGTCGTTCATGACGAGCCGGGAGGAGGGCATCGGGGCCGTTCGGCGAGTACAGGTCGGGCCGCTGACCCTTCGCGAGGAGATCATCGAATGGGAGCCCGAGCAGACGCTCGCCTACGAGCTCCAGGGTCTGCCCGCCATCGTGTCGCGGGTCGTGAACTCGTGGGAGATCGCCGCCGATGGCGCCGGGAGTCGGGTCAGCCTCACGCTCGACGTCACCCCCGGCCCCAAGCCACCCATGCGTCTCGCCGCGCGAGTGCTCGCCCGCCGGATCGGTTCGACGAACGAGAAGCTCCTGGCCGGTCTCGTGGCCGCGGTCGAGCGGGACGAAAAGGGAGCGGGATGA
- a CDS encoding MBL fold metallo-hydrolase: MEVILLGTGSPLPDPNRAGPCTLVKAGEGNGEHVLFDTGRGCVMRMPLAQTAPGFLAGVVITHLHSDHLTAFNDIITTHWITAPEGTPLRVWGPVGIKHYVGHMLLALGPDMTYRMDHHDDLNWEPDVQVTEVVPGDSFTIGSMSISCFETCHAPVEPTVGYRVESEGKVVAIAGDTIPCDGLDALTKDADVYVQTVIRDDIVKTIPVPRLQDILDYHSSVEQAGQVAARNGVKTLMLTHYVPAPQPEQYDEWIAIAAKEFDGEIVMGDDLTSVTI; this comes from the coding sequence ATGGAGGTCATCCTGCTCGGAACCGGGAGTCCGCTGCCCGACCCGAACCGGGCCGGTCCCTGCACGCTCGTCAAGGCCGGCGAGGGCAACGGGGAGCACGTCCTCTTCGACACCGGGCGGGGTTGTGTGATGCGGATGCCGCTCGCCCAGACGGCACCCGGCTTCCTCGCCGGCGTGGTGATCACCCACCTCCACAGCGACCACCTCACCGCGTTCAACGACATCATCACGACGCACTGGATCACGGCGCCGGAGGGCACGCCGCTGCGGGTGTGGGGCCCGGTCGGGATCAAGCACTATGTCGGCCACATGCTCCTCGCCCTCGGCCCGGACATGACGTACCGCATGGACCACCACGACGACCTCAACTGGGAGCCCGACGTCCAGGTGACCGAGGTGGTGCCGGGTGACTCGTTCACGATCGGGTCGATGTCGATCTCGTGCTTCGAGACGTGTCATGCGCCGGTCGAGCCGACCGTCGGGTATCGCGTCGAGAGCGAGGGCAAGGTCGTCGCCATCGCGGGGGACACGATCCCGTGCGACGGCCTCGACGCGCTCACGAAGGACGCCGACGTCTACGTGCAGACCGTGATCCGCGACGACATCGTCAAGACCATTCCGGTCCCGCGGCTGCAGGACATCCTCGACTACCACTCATCGGTCGAACAGGCCGGCCAGGTCGCGGCGAGGAACGGCGTGAAGACACTCATGCTCACGCACTATGTGCCCGCGCCCCAGCCGGAGCAGTACGACGAGTGGATCGCCATCGCGGCCAAGGAGTTCGACGGTGAGATCGTCATGGGCGACGACCTCACCTCCGTGACGATCTAG
- a CDS encoding HAD family phosphatase codes for MPIEVVVFDLGNVLVEWDRRFLFEQLIDDPDELDRFLDEVLTLEVNADLDRGAPLAEVTGALAARFPEHAELIDAFRARWVETLGEILAGSVRIVEELAATDVRLLALSNWGRDTFAAAEPLLPFLRHFDGLVISGREGMVKPDPAIFELLCARHRVDPSSAVFVDDSAANVATADALGFRTVHFSDPQQCRRELVALGLDLAPVAS; via the coding sequence GTGCCGATCGAGGTTGTCGTCTTCGACCTGGGGAACGTTCTGGTTGAGTGGGACCGGCGCTTCCTCTTCGAGCAGCTCATCGACGACCCGGATGAACTCGATCGCTTTCTCGACGAGGTGCTGACGTTGGAGGTGAACGCCGACCTCGATCGGGGTGCGCCGCTGGCGGAGGTCACTGGGGCACTCGCGGCGCGGTTTCCCGAACACGCGGAGCTGATCGATGCGTTCCGGGCCCGCTGGGTCGAGACGCTCGGGGAGATCCTGGCGGGCTCGGTCCGGATCGTCGAGGAGCTCGCGGCGACGGACGTGCGCCTGCTGGCGCTGAGCAACTGGGGCCGTGACACCTTCGCGGCGGCCGAGCCGCTGCTGCCATTCCTGCGGCACTTCGACGGTCTCGTGATCAGTGGGCGCGAGGGCATGGTGAAGCCCGACCCGGCGATCTTCGAGCTGCTGTGTGCTCGCCACCGAGTCGACCCGTCATCAGCGGTGTTCGTCGACGACAGTGCAGCCAACGTCGCGACCGCGGACGCGCTGGGCTTCCGGACGGTCCACTTCTCGGATCCCCAGCAGTGTCGGCGGGAGTTGGTGGCGCTCGGTCTCGACCTCGCGCCGGTCGCCTCGTAG
- a CDS encoding SDR family oxidoreductase, with amino-acid sequence MSGRLDGQVAVITGGGGGIGEAYCRRFVAEGARVAVVDIGREQGNAVADALGDDAAFVHCDISDEASVDACRDAVLDTFGTVDCLVNNAAIYGELDLGDQSVDYLRKVFDVNVIGQWLMCRAFAPTMVRKGRGRIINIGSIAGYLPLGALAGPGDPDTWSLGNYSYQQTKFAVLGLTRQLAGELGKYGVTANTLAPGLVMTPATDKQVPGGFDQVFADMSAAKRNSQADDMCGPAVFLASDESAMVNGQVLCVDGGNVMPT; translated from the coding sequence GTGAGCGGTCGCCTGGACGGCCAGGTCGCCGTGATCACCGGCGGTGGTGGCGGCATCGGCGAGGCCTACTGCCGGCGCTTCGTCGCCGAGGGCGCGCGGGTCGCGGTGGTCGACATCGGCCGCGAGCAGGGCAACGCCGTCGCCGATGCGCTCGGTGACGACGCCGCGTTCGTGCACTGCGACATCAGCGACGAGGCGTCGGTGGACGCCTGCCGCGATGCGGTGCTCGACACCTTCGGCACCGTCGACTGCCTCGTGAACAACGCCGCGATCTACGGCGAGCTCGACCTCGGCGACCAATCCGTCGACTATCTGCGGAAGGTGTTCGACGTCAACGTCATCGGGCAGTGGCTGATGTGCCGCGCGTTCGCGCCCACCATGGTGCGGAAGGGTCGGGGCCGGATCATCAACATCGGCTCGATCGCCGGCTATCTCCCGCTCGGTGCCCTCGCCGGACCCGGCGATCCCGACACATGGTCGCTCGGCAACTACTCGTACCAGCAGACCAAGTTCGCCGTGCTCGGCCTCACTCGACAGCTCGCCGGCGAGCTCGGCAAGTACGGGGTCACCGCCAACACGCTCGCCCCCGGTCTCGTCATGACACCTGCCACGGACAAGCAGGTCCCCGGTGGGTTCGACCAGGTCTTCGCCGACATGTCCGCGGCGAAGCGCAACAGCCAGGCCGACGACATGTGCGGCCCTGCCGTGTTCCTGGCCAGCGACGAGAGCGCCATGGTCAACGGCCAAGTGCTCTGCGTCGACGGCGGCAACGTGATGCCCACCTAG
- a CDS encoding AMP-binding protein — MQNNLGLYVTKRALLNPTTEAVVDISSGTRLTYTELNERCNRVANGLTDRGLAAGDRVATLLMNGPEFVETFFGAAKVGGVIVALNWRLVADELSFILTDSGATTLVFGTAFNEVVTDLEARGSDGTQVTNWIHVGDAADRPDFATGYEDVLAGASTDEPEIGAQDDDLLFIMYTSGTTGLPKGVMHSHNTATWSVITANATADTRYGDVYLICLPLFHVGALNPLLSIFAKGGTAVIMAEFDPTKIWEVFAEEQITVTLAVPAMLQFMLLTYDKDNHDHSSLRWCMSGAAPVPESLIETYAGMGIEIHQVYGLTETCGPACLISPEDAIARAGSTGKAFFHTDVRVIDDDGNDAGADVAGEIIVRGAHIMQGYWNRPEATRRRSSTAGSTPATSR; from the coding sequence ATGCAGAACAACCTCGGCCTCTACGTCACGAAGCGAGCGCTGCTGAACCCGACGACCGAGGCGGTCGTCGACATCTCGAGCGGGACGCGCCTGACGTACACCGAGCTGAACGAACGCTGCAATCGGGTCGCCAACGGTCTGACCGACCGCGGACTCGCCGCTGGCGATCGCGTCGCGACCCTGCTGATGAACGGGCCGGAGTTCGTCGAGACGTTCTTCGGTGCGGCGAAGGTCGGTGGCGTGATCGTCGCGCTGAACTGGCGGCTCGTGGCCGACGAGCTGTCGTTCATCCTGACGGACTCGGGCGCCACCACCCTCGTGTTCGGCACCGCGTTCAACGAGGTCGTCACGGACCTCGAGGCTCGTGGTTCCGACGGCACGCAGGTGACGAACTGGATCCATGTCGGCGACGCGGCCGACCGGCCCGACTTCGCCACCGGCTACGAGGACGTGCTCGCCGGGGCGTCCACCGACGAGCCGGAGATCGGCGCACAGGACGACGATCTCCTCTTCATCATGTACACCTCCGGCACGACCGGGCTGCCCAAGGGGGTGATGCACTCGCACAACACGGCCACCTGGTCCGTCATCACCGCCAACGCGACGGCGGACACCCGTTACGGCGACGTGTACCTCATCTGTCTCCCGCTGTTCCACGTGGGTGCGCTCAACCCGCTGTTGAGCATCTTCGCCAAGGGTGGCACCGCCGTGATCATGGCCGAGTTCGATCCCACCAAGATCTGGGAGGTATTCGCCGAAGAACAGATCACCGTGACCCTCGCCGTTCCCGCGATGTTGCAGTTCATGCTGCTGACCTACGACAAGGACAACCACGATCATTCGTCGCTGCGCTGGTGCATGTCCGGTGCCGCGCCCGTGCCGGAGTCGCTCATCGAGACCTATGCGGGCATGGGCATCGAGATCCATCAGGTCTACGGCCTGACCGAGACGTGCGGTCCGGCCTGCCTCATCTCACCGGAGGACGCGATCGCCCGCGCCGGATCGACCGGCAAGGCCTTCTTCCACACCGACGTGCGGGTGATCGACGACGACGGCAACGATGCCGGCGCCGACGTGGCCGGCGAGATCATCGTCCGCGGGGCGCACATCATGCAGGGCTACTGGAACCGTCCGGAGGCCACGCGGAGACGATCGTCGACGGCTGGCTCCACACCGGCGACGTCGCGGTGA
- a CDS encoding TetR/AcrR family transcriptional regulator produces the protein MTADSLPTVDGRRARRDQNRDRVVDALLDLYREGDLEPSVNAVAERSGVSHRSVFRYFDDLDELYRVAIERQYQTLRVHLLISEIGRGTLLERIDRIVANRLDLYEVAAPVARVGHMKAPLEPILLDHLRDNAQESIIQVRRHFADELAAMTAERSAVAAEAITLVLSMESMETMLFIRGLSRDQAAACMRMTLTGILGAADG, from the coding sequence GTGACCGCCGACTCCCTCCCGACCGTCGACGGTCGTCGCGCTCGCCGCGACCAGAACCGCGACCGCGTCGTCGATGCGCTTCTGGATCTCTACCGCGAGGGCGACCTCGAACCGTCGGTGAACGCCGTCGCCGAGCGCTCCGGCGTCAGCCATCGTTCCGTGTTCCGCTACTTCGACGACCTCGACGAGCTGTACCGGGTGGCCATCGAACGTCAGTACCAGACGCTGCGCGTTCACCTCCTCATCAGCGAGATCGGTCGGGGCACCCTGCTGGAGCGAATCGACCGGATCGTCGCCAATCGGCTCGACCTGTACGAGGTCGCCGCACCGGTCGCCCGCGTCGGACACATGAAGGCACCGCTCGAGCCGATCCTCCTCGACCATCTCCGCGACAACGCCCAGGAATCGATCATTCAGGTCCGGCGACACTTCGCGGACGAGCTCGCGGCGATGACCGCCGAGCGGTCGGCGGTTGCAGCCGAGGCGATCACCCTCGTCCTGTCGATGGAGTCGATGGAGACCATGCTGTTCATCCGCGGGCTCTCCCGCGACCAGGCCGCGGCCTGCATGCGGATGACGCTGACCGGAATCCTGGGGGCGGCGGATGGCTGA
- a CDS encoding DMT family transporter gives MTVTDQPTQEQSFAPLDWGLLAGPALIWGGSFLFMAIGLDAFEPGVVTLLRVLFGLLALVFLPAARARIDRADRPKIILLGFTWMAFPLTLFPIAQQWIDSSLAGMLNAAMPLLTALISWLVFRTPTGPRRLIGVTIGMSGILLIGIPEATTAGTTAVGVGLVVLAVASYGVAVNLTGPLQQKYGSVPVITRALAAALVFTAPYGVWGIPDSSWAWDSMIACVAVGAGGTGLAFVMAATLTGRVGPVRASLITYVVPIISIVLGVIFRDETVTALAIVGTGVVLFGAWWSSRAEPVAGQIRVSGRS, from the coding sequence ATGACCGTGACCGATCAGCCGACGCAGGAACAGTCGTTCGCGCCGCTCGACTGGGGGCTGCTCGCCGGCCCCGCGTTGATCTGGGGCGGATCATTCCTCTTCATGGCGATCGGCCTCGACGCGTTCGAGCCCGGCGTCGTCACCCTCCTGCGGGTCCTGTTCGGCCTCCTCGCGCTGGTCTTCCTCCCGGCGGCGCGGGCGCGGATCGACCGGGCGGATCGGCCGAAGATCATCCTCCTCGGCTTCACGTGGATGGCCTTCCCGCTGACGCTGTTCCCCATCGCTCAGCAGTGGATCGACTCCTCGCTCGCCGGCATGCTCAATGCGGCGATGCCGCTGCTCACGGCGCTGATCTCCTGGCTCGTGTTCCGCACGCCGACCGGTCCCCGCCGGTTGATCGGAGTCACCATCGGCATGAGTGGCATCCTGCTCATCGGGATCCCGGAGGCGACGACCGCAGGTACGACGGCGGTGGGCGTCGGCCTCGTCGTGCTCGCCGTTGCGTCCTACGGCGTCGCGGTGAACCTGACGGGCCCGCTCCAGCAGAAGTACGGATCGGTTCCCGTCATCACCCGGGCCCTCGCCGCCGCCCTCGTCTTCACCGCGCCGTACGGCGTGTGGGGCATCCCGGATTCCAGCTGGGCGTGGGACTCGATGATCGCCTGCGTGGCCGTCGGCGCAGGCGGCACCGGCCTCGCGTTCGTGATGGCCGCCACGCTGACCGGGCGGGTCGGGCCGGTCCGCGCGTCGCTCATCACCTACGTCGTGCCGATCATCTCGATCGTGCTCGGCGTGATCTTCCGCGACGAGACGGTGACCGCGCTCGCGATCGTCGGCACCGGCGTCGTGTTGTTCGGTGCGTGGTGGTCGAGTCGTGCGGAGCCGGTCGCCGGTCAGATTCGAGTGTCGGGCCGCTCGTAG
- a CDS encoding glycine/sarcosine/betaine reductase selenoprotein B family protein has product MSGDAPMRNYAATLPAPEFSEPAFTTPVALQDATVAIVTSAALHRPDDESFHQTETDYRVLPREERGYVLGHWSPNFDRAGFTADLNVVFPIDRLEELAADGTIGAVSDIHLSFAGNQEEDGLATIIHDSGPRAAAELKAAGVDVVLLTPV; this is encoded by the coding sequence ATGTCCGGCGACGCCCCGATGCGGAACTATGCCGCCACGCTTCCCGCTCCGGAGTTCTCCGAGCCCGCCTTCACGACGCCCGTGGCGCTGCAGGACGCGACGGTCGCGATCGTCACCTCGGCTGCGCTGCACCGTCCGGACGACGAGTCCTTCCACCAGACGGAGACCGACTATCGGGTCCTGCCCCGCGAGGAGCGCGGCTATGTGCTCGGTCACTGGAGTCCGAACTTCGACCGGGCCGGCTTCACGGCCGACCTGAATGTGGTGTTCCCGATCGACCGGCTCGAAGAGCTCGCGGCGGACGGCACGATCGGCGCCGTGAGCGACATCCATCTGTCGTTCGCGGGGAATCAGGAGGAGGACGGGCTCGCGACGATCATCCACGACTCCGGGCCCCGGGCCGCCGCGGAACTCAAGGCGGCCGGCGTCGATGTCGTGCTGCTCACCCCCGTTTGA